Sequence from the Primulina huaijiensis isolate GDHJ02 chromosome 16, ASM1229523v2, whole genome shotgun sequence genome:
AGCTGAATTTTATCCAcaagatttttcaagatttgatCTCCTCACACTTGATGATCAACTTGAAACTTATATATGTGATAAGCGTTCTAACAAAGCATTTCAAGGATTGAAAGGACTTGGTGATCTTTCAGAGAAGTTAGTTATGTCAAAGAAAAATATGGTGTACCCATTGGTTTATACGCTTTTGACATTGACATTAATTCTACCGGTTGCAACGGCGACAGTAGAGAGGGTGTTGTCTGCCATGAGAATTGTGAAAGACAGGTTGCGCAATCGAATGAGTGATGATTGGATGAATGATAGTCTAATTGTCTATGTAGAGAAAGATATATTTTTGACTTTTGATAATGAATCTATTGTACAAAGgtttcaaaatatgaaatctCGAAAAGAACAATTGTAAGGTAGTTATTTTGTgatgttttatgattaaaagatttttttttgttttattacttATAGCATATACACTGAATCATAATTCTAGCTCCGCCCCTGATAGCGCCGTTTGATCTGTTTAGCTATGTGAATCGTAAAATAGTGATATCGGATCTTAACTGACAATACTACCTCTCCTGAGGACAGAACCAACGATAGGAAAAAGGTAAGAGTGATATTTAAGATATATGAGACAACACCAACAGATAGCTAGACACACACCTCCCCTAATTCATG
This genomic interval carries:
- the LOC140961029 gene encoding uncharacterized protein, whose translation is MQLQELNDRFSEAGTELLLSVACLCPQNLFYAFDKKKLMQLAEFYPQDFSRFDLLTLDDQLETYICDKRSNKAFQGLKGLGDLSEKLVMSKKNMVYPLVYTLLTLTLILPVATATVERVLSAMRIVKDRLRNRMSDDWMNDSLIVYVEKDIFLTFDNESIVQRFQNMKSRKEQL